TGGCCATGCAGGAGGAGAGTCATAGCGGAGTCATGGAGAGTCATATTTGCAAATCTTCTAACTCTTCTGATCTTATCATCTCGATCATCAGACGATGAGCTCAGGGAGAAGGAACAGACGAATAATTCCACTTCACTTACGGAAAAGAGCATCCGTTGCGTATGTCTTGCAATTGAGAATTATCGACTACAAAATACTAACCAACTTAGCTGCGATCGATGCAAACTGAAAAAAACCAAGTGTTTGGGAGGATTTCCTTGCACGAAATGTAAACTCTCTAAGGAGGAGTGTGTGATAACTCCCAAGGTTATAGAGGATGTTCTGAAGGATTACAAGTATGTCCATATCAAAAGCATCGAAGTACAGTGTCGAATATACTAACTTTGAGAATATAGAGAGTTGTACCTTTCAGTGAAAAGctacaattgcaaattggAGAGAATCGTTCAGTATCTCTTTCCAGATGCAAGTCTTGATATGCTCCGAAACAATATTGACATGtttgagaagaaaatgtGCATAGACAAACTGTTGGTACCACAGAGAACGAGACTAGAAGGCAAACCAGCTGATGGAGAAACAATAAACAATTTCAGAAGGCTGTTTGTAATGACAACAGATCGAAGTTTCCTTGATTTTATTGAGAACAATGATCATGTTGTCAAGAATGAGGCTGCCAGAGGGCAAAGCTTGAGGCCATATGTGGCCAATCCTAGAACTATTTCAATGTTGTCTTCAGCTATAAAGGAAGCTCTCGCTATACTACCATCAGATGAAAAGATCACGATGTTTGTCCAGATCTTTCTAAATATCTGTGAAACCAATTATTTCTACGCTATTCATCTGGAAGTGTATGGAAAATTGGTCGATCTCTACGAAGCAAGACGGGTCGGAGACTTGGAATACTTCTATCGAGAATGGCCCTTTTTGGTAATCGTTTTGTCAATGCTTTCGGTGTCGGCTGGTTTTGATTATATTGGATCCAAATTGCCCATAcctcaagaagaatacagTGTTAATCCCGGATACAATTACTACTTCGCTTCAATGCCCTTTGTAGGTTTCTTATTAGACAGTAAAGCTATCGAAGGTGCACAAGCTCTTTTGATGTTGGGAGTGTTTTTGACTACAAACAAGAATGAACAATTTGGATTGGCTGATGGAGGTTACTCATTCATGGCTTTGGCTTTAGAGATAGCTATTTCCAATAAACTTTATACCAAGGACACATTTAGTCGTCTACCTGATTACGAAGCTGAAGCCATGAAGCGCCTTTGGTGGTCATGTTACACTTTAGAGAGAAGACATGGGTTCAATCTTGGAAAACCAGAGTTATTCCGAATCGAAGACATCACCGTTGGATTACCAGAGTACAGTTTTGAACTAAGGAATAACAGTGGCTCGTCAAACCATCTCAATCAAAGAGTAGTGATTCAGTTAACAATGGTTTTCATCAAGCTAACTAAACTAGAATACACTAAAACCACCTCAGCTAATAGAGTTGAAATCGATACAAAGATGATCAGAGCACTAGCTGACGATGTGGAAGAATGCAGAGCAAGCTTCCCAGAATACGCTTTGATAGAAAACCTCGATCCTTCAGCGGACTTATATAGAGGTAACGTCCATCTCCATTTGAACTACTACCTTGCAAAGATCTACATCGGAAAGCCGTTTTTGCTTTACAAAGTTGAGAACCAACTGAAAATCCAAGAAAATAGCTACGAGACTGCTATTGTCGATCACTTGTCTTCTATTTGCATCGATGCTGCTTTCTGCTCTATTGAGCTACTCAGCGTTCTTGAAAAAAACTCTAAATTGGGGCAATTTTCCTTTACCGACCTCAACTTTTGTAATATTTCACTTTTTGTCATATTGGTGTATTTGAACATTGACAAATCTGACAATacacttcttttccttctgaAAGGGTTAGGTATTCTTCGAACCCTTTCTCGTGGTTCAGCTACAGCAAAGCTGTCATTGaacaaacttcaaaaatttATTGACTTAGTCTCTGTAGTTGACACAAAGACTACAGATTCTAGCCAAGCACCGTATGCTCTTGTAGATCTTGAAGCCGGAGGAATGGGCTTTCCTGAACTTCCTTCAGACATTGATGGTTTTCTCCAGTTGGAGAATTTTGGGTTCATGGACTTCAACCTATTTGATTCCGGTCTGGTCTTGCAAGATATATCTGACCATATAGTATGAGTGCAGAGCATCGTAGACTTATTCACTTATTGTACAAAAAGCTCTATGAAAGGAGAAGTGATACACTCATaaacttcaccaataaACGtatttctacatttctATTAAGACCATTTAAGCTATTCGACAGAACTATCAAGAAGTCACTTACGAGACGTTCCGAACAATTCTCGCATTTTACGAGAATCGtaaatgattgcaaaatcgCATCTGCATGCGCAGAGATGACAAAAAAAATATTAAGACCGTTTTTTGGAGCAATATGAAAAAGTAAAATGCTTCAATTCACTTTTAGTTTAATTTCCGTCTAATCTAATTCATCACAACCAAATACAGTCGTCATAGATGATCGTGATAATATCTCCGTTTCACATTTAAAGACATTCTCCTTTCGCATACAACTTTTGCATGGATATTAAGCACACACAACCGACAGAATGGTACCTTCAGAAATCATAGATCCAATGCCCACAAGCTCAgacgaacttgaagtacttACGAATGTGACTTCCGAAGACGTAACTGCATATTTGAATCAAATATCTCCATATTTCAAAGTAGATAAGACAAAGTATGGAGGCAGAGGGTGTTTTTCATACTCTGAAATACCAGCTGGAACAGTGCTCTTAACTTGCGAGCAGTCGTTAAGTTCAACCATAGTAAAACCTTTCAGGAAGGAAGCATGTACTTTTTGTTTCTCGTACTACGATGGAAGAATCCTCAAGCTGAAAATCCAAAAGAAGTTTGGTAAAGATGTAGtttctttgttcttctgctcTGAAAAATGCAAGGAACAGTTTTGCAATCAGGACATAGATGATATATACCAGGATTCTCTTTTGGAAGTGGAAAAACATTATATCAATGGATTGAATAaacatgaagaagaactcaaaGAACCACCAAAGAATATGGATTTGGACGAAGTCATTAAGCAGGAGTGGGTAAACGTTTCATTATGGGAAAAGAAAGTTTCATCTACAAAAGCTTCCAAAAGAGCCAATATGATCCCCAGAATATCTGATAGTGAATACATAGAAATCAAATATGTCATTGGAGTcctcttcaagttgttttctAATGAGAAAAACCAGACCACATTGAGTATAAATCAATATTTGCATGAATTGCCAAGATGTGAAAGAGACCTCTTTGAATTGAATCTTTTCCGCATTTTACAATCAACTGAGTTAGAAAAGGTACACAAGTATCCGTATCTTTTGTATTCCTATATCAACATCTATAAATTCATAAAGCTAACTGCTCTACCTCCATTGCAGCCTTTCATCACTTCTGATTTGGTGAGATCTTCCATCGGAAGAAATATTTCCAATGCCTTTGGCATTTGGTCCGATTCcagttcttctgaagagGAAAGAGAATACTTTGGATTTGGAGTATACCCATCTGCATCTTATTTCAATCATTCATGTGGACCCAACGTAGTTAAGAAAAGAATCGAGAACAAATTGACATTCACAACCTTGAGAGATATTTCAGCTGGTGAAGAACTCTGTATCGACTACGGTAATTACATCAATGAACCGGTGGAGGTAAGGCAAAAGGAATTGAGTGAATGGTTCTTTAATTGTGGTTGTGACAAATGTGTTgctgaacttcaacaattgtCTTCATGAATTCTATAAGCATCTATAatagttcttcaatttACTACGTAATTCGTTCTTCAAAGTGTAAAATCGAAATCATGGTAgaactttttgaattcttcacaATCCTTCGATTCTTGTAGCATTGGCTGTTGACATTTATCCCAGTACACCCTTTTCGGCAAGTTCAAGAGATGTGCCAACACTCGTCTGGGGAATTGCAAATCTActgatttggaagaatccGTCAAACGTGCAACAAAGTACATtttatcattttcatccaGATAAACAGTGAACATAATATAATCGTATTCGTTAATTGTTTGTATTAAGCCAGGATCCTTTTCATCTTTGTAACTTTTAAACTCGAGTTTATGGTTTCTTTCGTAGCGTTCGTTGTTGGAATGTGCTTTGTTCTCTAGAGTCTGAGAAAATTTATTTAGAAAGTATTCGGGAATTGGCACAACTTGTACACTGGCATGGACGTTTTCCAATCTATtaatttcaaagaaaacaagacGGTAGAAAGGGTTGCTCTTCAAAAATGCCTTAACAAGTGAGTTTTGGTACTGTAATATCTCTTTATAAATTGGCGATTCAATTACATTGGATGTTTTCTCTCGTATGGATGCAATATGTTCAATGGGTAAGATGATAGCATGGCCAGGGAAGCGCAAATGTTTATTTGGCCGTGTTAATGGTCCCTTAGCAATGGTCATGTAGGTATGAGATGCAATTGATATGATCATATGAGTCTCTGTGTTTGGGTTTGAGAGACAAAAGAAACATTGATCAGAAGTGACTTTCTTAGCCTTCTTGGGGACGATATTAGATTGGGTAATTTCTTTAATGTCCGTTTCATCCTCAGCAGGTCTCTTTTTTGACACAAACGGTACATGTACCGTCGTGAAAGGATTTGGGCCAACCTGTGTCCCAACATTCTGCGGTTGAAGACCCAATCCAAATGCATAGAACCATTTTTCTCCTGAACCTTCTTCTCCCAAACTGATGAAACGCGTAAATTCACCAGATTCCCACTTGAAAGGCTTGTATTCAAAGAACTTGCCGCGTTCGTTTCCCACAGCAAAATGGTATCTTggttttgtttctttgacaacttcatcgATAAACGAGTCTCCTACGAGAAGTAGTTTCTCTTCGGCTGCAATAGCTTTTGGCCAATTGTATGTTACTAGTATATCTATCTTCGATCTGTTCTCTCTAACCAATAGGAGAGCTTCGGATTTATGGTCATCCAATTCAGCTCTTCCAGCAATCATCATCACTACTACGCCCGATTGtaatttgaagattttcaCTAACAGTTTCAGCATTGTAAAGTTCGCTTTGATGTCAATTAAATCTGAAGAACCATTTTGCtcattctcttcaataACAGACTCGTGAAATCCATTTTTACCCTCAGTGAAATAAGCAGGGGCATTTAAATCTGTTgctggaattgaagatgcCAGACTAGGAAGGACATCACCAAGGAGAAGAATGGCCTCAAATGGGCCGTTTTTCGAGTTCTGAACATTAGCCTTGGCCAAGACCTTGTCAAGATTGACAGGCAGTGGATTCAaaaccaagaacttggattTGTCAGCCATTTTTTGTACCTAAAATTGTTCGTAGCTCAGTATATTTTCGTAGTAAAGcagaagtgaaaagttaCAAGTTACCAGAATCTGAAATCGATGAGATTGAGCTGGGGAAGCAATTCCGAGGTAATGTATTTTGACGATATTCACGTGATGTAATATATTCCGGTCTTTTTGTTTACTTTTCGGCTCGCAGTACAAATTAGTATTTCTAGAACTCACGaattgttttctttctaaTTGAACCTCATAATCATTGATTTCCGTTTCGATTTTCCAGACAGTCATGTCAAATTCTAAAGGCACCAATATTAAAGTTTTGGTTCGTGTGCGGCCGCTTTTGCCGCGTGAAGAAGCCCTAGAAGATGAGTCTTCCAAGCAATGTTTAATCACAATGCCTGTAGAGAGTCCTATGACTACGATTCTAAAAGTACCAACCACATCTACTTTCCATTCACAAAAGAATAAACAAAATCGTCCAGGGTCgccttcaatttcagaagaagaattcaaaaagtaCACCTTTGACGAGTCGATATGGTCTTTTGACAGACATCAGGATAACTTTGTAGACAACTCTGCCTTCTATGAGAAAACAGGGCCAGATATCATTAACCACTTTTTCCAGGGTTACAACGTCTGTCTACTAGCATATGGACAAACGAGTTCAGGTAAAACTCACACGATGATGGGCAATAGAAACGACCCTGGCCTTATACCTTTGATCATTAAAGATATTCTTGGTCAAAAAGAGCTATTAATTAACGAGAAAATCAATTGCGAAGTTAAGATTTCGTATATAGAGATTTATAACGAGCAGGTTAATGATTTGCTTGGATCAGAAGAATCTACCAAATGCCGCGTAAGAGAACATCCCATAACAGGTCCGTATGTGGAAAATGTGAAAGATTTCATTGTTAATGATTACGAcgatttcaagaacttgctAAACAAGGGCAATTTAAAACGGTCTACTGCCTCAACCTCTATGAATGACAAGAGTTCTAGATCACATGCAATAATAACATTGACTCTTAAGCAGACCAAGTTTGCTGACGCGGATTCGTCGTTAGATATTGGTGATGCTGATGAGGAAATGGTGTCGAACATTAAATTAGTAGACTTAGCAGGCTCTGAGCGTTTGGCTAAAACAAAAGTGTATGGACAGCAGGACAGAATAAAGGAAGGAACTTTAATCAACAAGTCTCTAAGTGTATTGGGAAGATGTATAAACTTACTCTctgccaattcttcaaaccCAAATTCCAAACCAGCACTTGTTCCTTACCGAGATTCTATTTTGACATACCTTCTCAAAGAGAATTTGGCAGGTAATTCGCGTAGTTTTATGATCTTCTGTGTTTCACCTATAGACTTTGAGGAAACGTACCAGACCCTTAATTACGCCACACAAGTCAAAACCATCAAAACAGCAGCCAGGGCCAACAAAACTAAGTTGTCCACAATTCCTGTGCAATGGGATTTGTTGCGTCAAAGTGATCAGGATGCTATCACTTCTCTTAAACAAGAGGTCCAAGAATTAACcgacaaattgaaaagaatggAAAGCTCGGAACAGACGCCATCGCTGGCGAGCGATAATTTCAATAAGCTAATAAACTACTTGGAAAACGAGACACGCAGACTTAGGTTTGAGAACAAgtatttgaaaaatcagtTGAATAAGAAAGATAAGGAAGTCGAAGAGCTCAATAAACATGTCAACTACATCGATCACGAATTTGACGAATTTGCCTTTCAGATTCAACAGATCCAAAGTGACAGTGTTAgtcaagagaagaatcatTTACAAGTGAATTGTCAGACGACGGTCGAAGAGCTTGAGAAAGAACTCGAGATGTTTGACCCCGTTAGGGCATTTTAGAAATATCAcaaagatgaagatcaaTAGGTGTGAATTGGACGAACTAGTCAGATAACTTGACATCGTCTAGCTTATTCGTGAAGTAACCACTTATATTTCCACATATAATTCACATATCGTCCCAAACACATCTAATTGAGAAATGTGGACAGAAAAAAAACTCAAAGTAGTAACAATATTGAATAGTCAAAAATACACAAACCTGTCCTATCTCctgtttcttctccacTCCATATTTTCTTTCCCGAACCTCTCCCTTGTCACCTTACAAACATTCAGCCTAACATATTGGAGGACCCTGGATGTCATACGTTCCTATCAATGTCCTGCATGTAcacttttttttttccGCGCGCACATAACATACAGCGATAATATGCCTATTCCATTTTGCCCCACTGAAAATCACACACTTGACATTTTTGAACCACTGATTCTTTTATCGAGATTTCTGAGTTAAGTTTCTTTCAGAAAGATTTATAGAATCCGTACGACTTTCACAGTTCAGCACAGAATGGATACGATTCCCGTCTTTGGATCCTCGGTTCAAGAGGCCGTACAGGCCACAGTTCGTCTCGGTAAACCACTCTTTGTCTTCTTATCGGTGAACTCGGAAGAGAATCTGGCTACGTTCCTCGAGCAGTTCTTCCACAGCCAGGAGGCAATAGATAGCGAAATAGGACAACTTGTCACGGAGTCATTTGTGACATTGAAGCTTGTAGAAGACACGGTAGAGTTTGGCTATTTCCAGCAGATATTTTCGAACTTGATTGTTCCTAGCTTCTATATTATCCAGAATGGAAAATTGCTAGACGTGATTTCTGGAGAGACCACTGAAGCACAATTTGTCGAAAAAGTAACCAATGTAATTATAGCTGAAACAAACCAAATCTCAACAGGTCCAGAAACATCACAAACTGATACAAATGGTGCAAATGCCGCTAAtatttctaattcttcCATTTCATCGGTTCCTGCTCCTAACACAGCCACACAAATACATTCAGATCCAGTATCAGATACATCTGCAACAAATTCGACAGTCGCAAATGTAGATCTGCCaacagcttcttcatcttcggATAACCAGAGACATTCTCAAAGCCCGGTTGGACAAGTGGAAACTGTCAAATCTACCAAGCCACAATCAGCCCATGACAGAACAGCTTCGGAGTACCATAAACAATATCTAGCTTCTAGAAAGAAgcaggaagaagagagacTCAGGCTTCGAGTACTCCTTCAGGCGgatcaaaaagaaagactcTCGAGACAAAGAGAGATGGACGAAATTCTTCATGGTTcagaatcaacttctccacaGCCCAAATCACAATCTCCAGCACACCCAGCACAACATGATGTGTGTTTTCTCTCAATAAAGCTTTTCGATGGAAGTTCATTGAAGCACGAGTTTCTGTCATCAGATACATTGAATACTGTAAGGGAGTGGTTGGataaagaaacagaaataaTACCTCCCACAGACTCCCTACCATCTTTTGCAAGCTCTTCGTATCCGCAGCCTACAAATTACGCCTTTCACCGCCCGATATTACCGAGAGAGACTTATACAGATGAGCAAGAGTTCCAGAAGCTTGTTGACCTTGGATTGTGCCCTAGATCTGcattgatcttgaagcCTATTTATGACGATAAGTACCTGAGTTCGTATCCTACCAATAAGACTTCAGGAGGTATATTGAGGGGTGTAGGCGGAACTTTAGCCAGAGTAGGAAGTGCTTTATATTCGTTCTTTGATTATGGGGTAGATGACACTCAGGAACATCAGCATCAAGACTATGATGAACCGGATGGTTCCAGAAGTCCACGTGATCCCACCAGTCCTTCCAGACCTTCAGCTACAGCATCTGGTTCGTCTCGTGTAGATTTCCCTGTGAGACCACCATTGTTTTCAATCGACAATAACGTGccttcatcgtcttctcTCATCAACATCTCGGAACCTGCGAACAAcaattcgtcttcttctttacaACAGGAAGGGCCTACGTCGTTCTTCATTGACGAGTCTAATAATCCTTCAGTATACAACAGTAGAGCCTCAACACCCAAACCGTTAGGATTGTCGCTGATTAGTAGAGTCCAGACTATTCATGATGAGCAAGATGATAAGGACAAGAAAGACGTGGATACATATAATGGTAACTCAGTGAACCTTCGTGGAAaggatgatgaagataagaGAGGTTAATTATGGTGTATGTTCATATATATAGTTCTACGATATTCATGTTTTCACATTTACCTCAATGAGAAAATATATAtgagaagaaacaaagtTATAGTTGTAATTAAAGTCAGATGAGTGAAGACCTGGAGTCTGCTGTAGCTATAGGATTGAGCAAAGAAATTAtaggctgcgaaaaattaCCAACAGAATCAAAGACACCAAAATCAGCAAGAAAAACTAGTAGCAAATAAACGATAACACACAAGAGAAATAAGTATAAATATTGCCACATTCACAAAGTGTTCACTTCTTCGTTTACGACAATTTTTCTCCATACAAACACTGGCACCAAAATCCAAATCTCATGAAGCCTCTTCTTTATCTCTATCTCCAACTTTTGTCTCTCCTGTACGGCTCAAGTCGCATAGATTAGATTATCTGAGAATTTTCACCCAAGGATATCcttatttcttcaaatatgCGATATATTTCCCATTATCTCTAACTCTTCTAATGAACGACTTGAAATCAATGgagaagatcaagatcTCCAGCTTGGAGTCGTTGCTTCGATTTCCGGGCTATTCACAGTTGGTTTCTGATGCATCTGTGCTTACATGTGGATGTCTCGCTTCAGAGTCTGGATTTTCAATTGATAAAGTCAATAATAGTGGCAAATGTCCCAATTGCAATACAGAAAACGTCTCAATACTCAGTGAAATCAAACCACTTAGAGACCTCTTTAAGATAGTTCAACTGTTGAACTATCAACTCACGTCacagtcttcttcttcgttccAGACTTCTTCGAGGAGAAGAAGGTCCTCTTCCAAAAAAAGTGTGAGAGGAGGAATTGAGTCTGCAATAGCTGAAGgatcttctgcttctgacTCAATGGATTTTATTACActtttctacaagtttgccaaagaagaggatCAGGCATCGATGCCTGAAAAGCCAGCATCGCCTGACCATGCTAAGGTACAGCCTATAGCGATTCAGCCTGGAAAGGCCCTGGCGGACTTGCCTGTAgcaaattcttcattgCCTCTGTACCATAACTCGACATCTCTATCACCACAACATAACACGCCTAATTTCGGTCTAGAATCAAGTTTCCATAGAGCAGAGTCTACtttcaataccaacaacttgatctttGATGAGTCACTTGTAAAGAGTTacagtgaagaaaaagagtaCAACTTCTCGAAATGTTTTCCTTACCATCGGAAACTATCTACATTTGCTACCCAACTGAGCAAATTGCATTTGTCCTTTAAGCTGGGCTCCATCATCAAGCGTAATTTTATAGGCAGTAACATCCACACCTACTTGGACTTCAATATTGGGAAGGAGGTGACGCGTTTTGTTCTTATAACTGAGAAGAAGTGGGAATTGTACGAGTACGTAGTTCCAATCAGTGGCTCGGACAATTATGGAGTCAAACCCCAGCTTATTTGCTGTGGGAAGCTGACAGGAGAGTATGGAGACAGTAGTAGTAGTCTCAATCTGTTCAACGGAGCAAAGTCGGCGACTGGCGAAATTGTCATAAAAAACGACTTCAACACCAGCAATGATGGCGTTAGTACTTCTGACtcagatttgaaaaagaaactCCAACTGTGGGACCATTTATACTGTCGTTTGTCAAAGAATTATCTTGTCATATCGGGAACAAAAGGCATGATGAGAGTGTTTAACGTTAATAGAATGTCACCTTATCAGTTTGGTCAGCCTGTTTATACAtacatcaccaacttccCCATAAGATGTATAGCTATAGCACCTAATGACGGACTAGTAGCGTGTGGTATTACTGCCAGAGAACGGTTATCTGGAAAAGAACAGCCATTCATCATCTTGCATAGACTCTTATCCTCGGAGGACAATTACCTTCACCAAGTCGACCCCATCACCATCACTATACCTTACAGAGATCCCATTAAAATCATGCGCTTTAATCTTACTTCTACGCATTTGCTATGTTGCACGGCCTGGGAGTCGCGGTACCTAGTGATTAAGCTTAGAAGTACCAACGAAAACGGTGAAAATTACAGAAGACCGCGCATGATATGGTCTGATACAACGTACAAGAGTaaaagattcagaagtGATGTAGAGGGTGAGGATAAACTAGCcgaagaaacagcagatgCCGACTACGAGTTAATGATGACCAATGAAGGCATCACTGATTTGCAGTTTGGAGCACTTAACTCGAACACCGTGGTGATCTCGTCATGCTCGCTAAAGAGTAGACCCCCAGTAGTAATCCGGTTGGATGGAGCGTTGATAGACTCTATGAAACACCATACGTTTTCTGACAATTACAGTGTACAGAATAGTTTTAACAGTatggaagatgaagagtaTAGCAGTATTAAGGCAGCAGAGACGGTCATGAAGATATCTGAGGTAGGATCTTTGATCCATGGATTCTCACTCTCTCCCAGAGGAGATGGTATagtcttcttggacaaagATGGCCGTCTCTATTTAATCCCTACCCCTAACCTTCTGTCGAAGTCTACTACTTCTACCTCTGGAGCAAGTAAGAAGGTGGTAATTCTCCTTGGAGAGGTTTCAAATGCCGAACGTTTCACAGAAGCTGCAGCCATTAAATTCTCCTCTGATGGAGGTAAGATCTTTGCAGTTGACAGAAAAGGTGTATTTTCGGTTTTTGACTTTACTAAAGGTGTTCCTGGCGAAGACCTTGATGTGGTTAAGTGTAAGATTCTTACATTCTAAGACTATGTATGCATATTTATGAATAACACATCTAATGActttttccaattcatttTATTCTCCTTATCGGTTAAAATTGGCACAAAGTTGCGATTGCCCTTTGAAGCATTCTGTAACTTCACCTTTATTATCCACCATCAGAATCATAAATTGTAaacttttcgcagctacCGCCCTGCGGCTCATCCATTCCATGCGGCAGTTCCTGTACATTAATAGAGCCACAGTAGTGGATTTTTCTGATGAGCACCGTGTGAAAAGTCGGTATCACCAGACCTTGGCGATGAATCTATCAGCCAATTatacaattcttctcttaGAAATAGTTGCTAATATTGGAGCTGTAGTGTTTTGTAAGAATATCCATACAAAAAAAAGCTACAATTTTTAACGCAATTAAGCTTCTGAGCCATTTGCCGTACTACCTCATCTCAGCTAGTCTCAGACCAGTCTC
This Scheffersomyces stipitis CBS 6054 chromosome 3, complete sequence DNA region includes the following protein-coding sequences:
- a CDS encoding predicted protein (go_component nucleus~go_function DNA binding; zinc ion binding~go_process transcription) gives rise to the protein MLSSAIKEALAILPSDEKITMFVQIFLNICETNYFYAIHSEVYGKLVDLYEARRVGDLEYFYREWPFLVIVLSMLSVSAGFDYIGSKLPIPQEEYSVNPGYNYYFASMPFVGFLLDSKAIEGAQALLMLGVFLTTNKNEQFGLADGGYSFMALALEIAISNKLYTKDTFSRLPDYEAEAMKRLWWSCYTLERRHGFNLGKPELFRIEDITVGLPEYSFELRNNSGSSNHLNQRVVIQLTMVFIKLTKLEYTKTTSANRVEIDTKMIRALADDVEECRASFPEYALIENLDPSADLYRGNVHLHLNYYLAKIYIGKPFLLYKVENQSKIQENSYETAIVDHLSSICIDAAFCSIELLSVLEKNSKLGQFSFTDLNFCNISLFVILVYLNIDKSDNTLLFLSKGLGILRTLSRGSATAKSSLNKLQKFIDLVSVVDTKTTDSSQAPYALVDLEAGGMGFPELPSDIDGFLQLENFGFMD
- a CDS encoding predicted protein, with the protein product TNVTSEDVTAYLNQISPYFKVDKTKYGGRGCFSYSEIPAGTVLLTCEQSLSSTIVKPFRKEACTFCFSYYDGRILKSKIQKKFGKDVVSLFFCSEKCKEQFCNQDIDDIYQDSLLEVEKHYINGLNKHEEELKEPPKNMDLDEVIKQEWVNVSLWEKKVSSTKASKRANMIPRISDSEYIEIKYVIGVLFKLFSNEKNQTTLSINQYLHELPRCERDLFELNLFRILQSTELEKVHKYPYLLYSYINIYKFIKLTALPPLQPFITSDLVRSSIGRNISNAFGIWSDSSSSEEEREYFGFGVYPSASYFNHSCGPNVVKKRIENKLTFTTLRDISAGEELCIDYGNYINEPVEVRQKELSEWFFNCGCDKCVAELQ
- a CDS encoding predicted protein, which encodes MADKSKFLVLNPSPVNLDKVLAKANVQNSKNGPFEAILLLGDVLPSSASSIPATDLNAPAYFTEGKNGFHESVIEENEQNGSSDLIDIKANFTMSKSLVKIFKLQSGVVVMMIAGRAELDDHKSEALLLVRENRSKIDILVTYNWPKAIAAEEKLLLVGDSFIDEVVKETKPRYHFAVGNERGKFFEYKPFKWESGEFTRFISLGEEGSGEKWFYAFGLGLQPQNVGTQVGPNPFTTVHVPFVSKKRPAEDETDIKEITQSNIVPKKAKKVTSDQCFFCLSNPNTETHMIISIASHTYMTIAKGPLTRPNKHLRFPGHAIILPIEHIASIREKTSNVIESPIYKEILQYQNSLVKAFLKSNPFYRLVFFEINRLENVHASVQVVPIPEYFLNKFSQTLENKAHSNNERYERNHKLEFKSYKDEKDPGLIQTINEYDYIMFTVYSDENDKMYFVARLTDSSKSVDLQFPRRVLAHLLNLPKRVYWDKCQQPMLQESKDCEEFKKFYHDFDFTL
- a CDS encoding predicted protein (go_component microtubule associated complex~go_function motor activity; ATP binding); the encoded protein is MSNSKGTNIKVLVRVRPLLPREEALEDESSKQCLITMPVESPMTTILKVPTTSTFHSQKNKQNRPGSPSISEEEFKKYTFDESIWSFDRHQDNFVDNSAFYEKTGPDIINHFFQGYNVCLLAYGQTSSGKTHTMMGNRNDPGLIPLIIKDILGQKELLINEKINCEVKISYIEIYNEQVNDLLGSEESTKCRVREHPITGPYVENVKDFIVNDYDDFKNLLNKGNLKRSTASTSMNDKSSRSHAIITLTLKQTKFADADSSLDIGDADEEMVSNIKLVDLAGSERLAKTKVYGQQDRIKEGTLINKSLSVLGRCINLLSANSSNPNSKPALVPYRDSILTYLLKENLAGNSRSFMIFCVSPIDFEETYQTLNYATQVKTIKTAARANKTKLSTIPVQWDLLRQSDQDAITSLKQEVQELTDKLKRMESSEQTPSSASDNFNKLINYLENETRRLRFENKYLKNQLNKKDKEVEELNKHVNYIDHEFDEFAFQIQQIQSDSVSQEKNHLQVNCQTTVEELEKELEMFDPVRAF
- a CDS encoding predicted protein, which produces MDTIPVFGSSVQEAVQATVRLGKPLFVFLSVNSEENSATFLEQFFHSQEAIDSEIGQLVTESFVTLKLVEDTVEFGYFQQIFSNLIVPSFYIIQNGKLLDVISGETTEAQFVEKVTNVIIAETNQISTGPETSQTDTNGANAANISNSSISSVPAPNTATQIHSDPVSDTSATNSTVANPQSAHDRTASEYHKQYLASRKKQEEERLRLRVLLQADQKERLSRQREMDEILHGSESTSPQPKSQSPAHPAQHDVCFLSIKLFDGSSLKHEFSSSDTLNTVREWLDKETEIIPPTDSLPSFASSSYPQPTNYAFHRPILPRETYTDEQEFQKLVDLGLCPRSALILKPIYDDKYSSSYPTNKTSGGILRGVGGTLARVGSALYSFFDYGVDDTQEHQHQDYDEPDGSRSPRDPTSPSRPSATASGSSRVDFPVRPPLFSIDNNEGPTSFFIDESNNPSVYNSRASTPKPLGLSSISRVQTIHDEQDDKDKKDVDTYNGNSVNLRGKDDEDKRG